The bacterium genome contains a region encoding:
- the purE gene encoding 5-(carboxyamino)imidazole ribonucleotide mutase codes for MGSDSDWPIMSQCVNELKKYGIPVDVRVLSAHRTPEDAAAFVSGAQANGFGVIIAAAGGAAHLAGVAAAHTSLPVIGVPMAATPLAGFDALLSTVQMPPGVPVGTVGVGEFGAVNAAVLAARILALSDDALARMVTDARTNMAEKVRQKDRALQEKIAKS; via the coding sequence ATGGGATCGGATTCGGACTGGCCCATCATGAGCCAGTGCGTCAACGAGCTGAAAAAATACGGGATTCCCGTCGATGTGCGGGTGCTCTCCGCGCATCGCACGCCGGAAGACGCGGCCGCGTTCGTTTCGGGCGCGCAGGCCAACGGATTCGGCGTCATCATCGCGGCGGCCGGCGGCGCGGCGCATCTGGCGGGCGTCGCCGCGGCGCACACGTCGCTGCCGGTCATCGGCGTGCCGATGGCCGCGACGCCGCTCGCGGGTTTCGACGCGTTGCTGTCCACGGTGCAGATGCCGCCGGGCGTTCCGGTCGGGACCGTGGGCGTCGGCGAGTTCGGTGCGGTGAACGCGGCGGTGCTGGCCGCGCGCATCCTCGCGCTGTCCGACGACGCGCTCGCAAGGATGGTTACCGACGCGCGGACCAACATGGCGGAAAAGGTCAGGCAGAAGGATCGCGCCTTGCAAGAGAAGATCGCCAAATCCTAG
- the greA gene encoding transcription elongation factor GreA has product MSETTPITVGGLRKIKAALDHLVKVERPRISKAIGTAREEGDLSENAEYHAAKEQQGMIEARIGRLQAAIASAHVVDPSSIRSERVLFGATVRVQDLESDEELEYQIVGEVEAEVDNGRISIKSPIARGLIGKTAGEIVDIETPGRVRSFEILDVTFR; this is encoded by the coding sequence ATGAGTGAAACGACACCGATCACGGTCGGCGGTTTGCGGAAGATCAAGGCCGCGCTCGATCACCTCGTGAAGGTGGAGCGCCCGCGCATCTCCAAGGCCATCGGCACCGCGCGCGAGGAAGGCGATCTCTCCGAAAACGCCGAGTACCACGCGGCCAAGGAACAGCAGGGAATGATCGAGGCGCGCATCGGCCGCCTGCAAGCGGCGATCGCCAGCGCACACGTCGTTGACCCTTCTTCGATCCGCAGCGAGCGCGTGCTGTTCGGCGCGACGGTGCGTGTGCAGGATCTGGAATCCGACGAGGAACTCGAATATCAGATCGTCGGCGAGGTCGAGGCCGAGGTCGATAACGGCCGCATCTCGATCAAGTCGCCCATCGCGCGGGGGCTCATCGGCAAAACCGCCGGCGAGATCGTCGATATCGAAACGCCCGGCCGTGTTCGCAGCTTCGAAATCCTCGACGTCACGTTCCGATAA
- a CDS encoding DUF362 domain-containing protein, with amino-acid sequence MRTAKELQEIIVARLSRPRSNRVIVRRCDAYDPDAIGAIVRGSLADLGVRAAGRVLIKPNVVTANKKYIHDSYTHPRVIGQIARWAKAGGADAVTIGESSGFGIPPGLFLSEAGYPRLARDGVALRDFNHEPAVRVPLARGMHHTSMLVAESLADADTLIWAPKLKYHVTCQITCAIKLNVGILTHAERMLFHDDRLDEKIVDLLEIGYPDAIVTDAITIGHGYESAARPAHVGAILIADDPVAMDIVAARIMGYEPSDVQHLHLAMERGYGPAPGDVRIEGDVSIDELAAKTRGIDSEYQDLQKTKTPIRFFAGTDPVRGRYCFGGCEAAVKGCLGTIEKRRPGSVARAKAGAIVTGVYRGDVDVGDGVVALVGTCTRVTGTIRARKVRHIPGCPIGTARLLFTLPLMFRLPSPMMDVRDALAFVWFGARHLWRRVTLRLSIRAA; translated from the coding sequence GTGAGGACCGCAAAGGAGCTTCAGGAGATCATCGTCGCGCGCCTTTCGCGCCCGCGGTCAAACCGCGTCATCGTGCGCCGGTGCGATGCGTACGACCCCGACGCGATCGGCGCGATCGTGCGCGGGAGCTTGGCCGACCTCGGCGTCCGCGCCGCGGGGCGCGTACTGATCAAACCGAACGTCGTCACGGCCAACAAAAAATACATCCACGACTCCTACACGCACCCGCGCGTCATCGGCCAAATCGCGCGCTGGGCGAAAGCCGGCGGCGCGGATGCGGTGACCATCGGCGAATCCAGTGGGTTTGGCATTCCGCCGGGTCTGTTTTTGAGCGAGGCGGGCTATCCGCGCCTGGCGCGCGATGGCGTCGCGCTGCGCGATTTCAACCACGAACCCGCGGTGCGCGTGCCGCTCGCGCGCGGGATGCATCACACGTCGATGCTCGTGGCCGAGAGCCTCGCCGACGCGGACACGCTGATTTGGGCGCCGAAGCTCAAATATCACGTCACCTGCCAGATCACCTGCGCGATCAAGCTGAACGTCGGCATCCTGACGCACGCCGAACGCATGCTGTTTCACGACGACCGCCTGGACGAGAAGATCGTGGACCTCCTCGAGATCGGCTACCCGGACGCGATCGTCACCGACGCGATCACGATCGGCCACGGCTACGAATCCGCCGCGCGGCCCGCGCATGTCGGTGCGATCCTTATCGCCGATGATCCCGTCGCCATGGACATCGTCGCCGCGCGCATCATGGGCTACGAACCGAGCGACGTTCAGCACCTGCACCTGGCGATGGAGCGCGGCTACGGACCCGCGCCCGGCGACGTACGTATCGAGGGCGATGTTTCAATCGACGAGCTTGCGGCGAAAACGCGCGGCATCGACAGCGAATATCAGGACCTGCAAAAGACGAAGACGCCGATCCGCTTTTTCGCCGGCACGGACCCGGTGCGCGGCCGGTATTGCTTCGGCGGATGCGAGGCCGCGGTGAAGGGCTGCCTGGGCACGATCGAAAAGCGCCGGCCCGGCTCGGTGGCGCGGGCAAAAGCCGGCGCGATCGTGACGGGCGTCTATCGCGGCGACGTGGATGTGGGCGACGGCGTCGTGGCGCTCGTCGGCACGTGTACACGCGTGACCGGTACGATCCGCGCGCGCAAGGTGCGTCACATCCCCGGCTGCCCGATCGGCACCGCGCGCCTTTTGTTCACGCTGCCGCTGATGTTCCGCTTGCCGAGCCCGATGATGGACGTGCGCGACGCGCTGGCGTTCGTGTGGTTCGGCGCGCGGCATCTGTGGCGGCGCGTAACTTTGAGGCTTTCGATAAGAGCGGCGTAG
- the purD gene encoding phosphoribosylamine--glycine ligase, which yields MKILVIGQGGREHALCWKIAASPLVTQVFCAPGNAGTARVAKNLPVRADDVRGLVDAAMTHEIDLVVVGPEAPLVAGIADSFRAADIRVVGPTGDAARIEGSKAFAKELMQKAGIPTARAGSFLDYDAAVAYVDEIGAPLVVKADGLAAGKGVLICTTREEALDALVLVLRDRAFGAAGDRVLIEEFLEGEEASFIALTDGETVLPFASSQDHKRIGDGDTGPNTGGMGAYSPAPVVTPPVHEAIMERVMRPAVAAMRAEGSPFSGFLYAGLMIKDGAPKVLEFNARLGDPEAQALLARIDGDIVPALVACAEGRLSEASVAWKPGAAVCVVMASRGYPASSEKGVTIDGLDADFGEDVTVFHAGTRAENGRVVTDGGRVLGVTASGPDIRAAIDRAYAAVERISFDGARFRRDIGAKAVERA from the coding sequence GTGAAAATTCTCGTCATCGGGCAAGGAGGGCGCGAGCACGCGCTGTGCTGGAAAATCGCGGCGTCGCCGCTTGTGACGCAGGTGTTCTGCGCGCCGGGGAACGCCGGCACGGCGCGAGTCGCGAAAAATCTGCCCGTGCGCGCGGACGACGTGCGCGGACTTGTCGACGCGGCGATGACGCACGAGATCGACCTTGTCGTCGTCGGGCCGGAGGCGCCGCTTGTCGCGGGGATCGCCGACAGCTTTCGCGCGGCGGATATCCGCGTCGTCGGCCCCACGGGCGATGCGGCAAGAATCGAAGGCAGCAAGGCGTTCGCAAAGGAGCTGATGCAAAAGGCCGGCATCCCGACCGCGCGCGCCGGGTCGTTTCTGGACTACGACGCGGCGGTTGCCTACGTGGACGAAATCGGCGCCCCGCTCGTGGTGAAGGCCGACGGTCTCGCGGCGGGCAAGGGCGTTTTGATATGCACCACGCGCGAGGAGGCGCTTGACGCGCTTGTCCTCGTGCTGCGCGATCGCGCGTTCGGCGCGGCGGGCGACCGCGTGCTCATCGAGGAATTTCTCGAGGGCGAGGAGGCGAGCTTCATCGCGCTCACCGACGGCGAGACGGTGCTGCCGTTCGCGTCGAGCCAGGATCACAAGCGCATCGGCGACGGCGACACGGGACCGAACACGGGCGGCATGGGCGCGTATTCCCCCGCTCCGGTCGTCACGCCCCCGGTGCACGAGGCGATCATGGAGCGCGTCATGCGCCCGGCGGTCGCCGCGATGCGCGCCGAGGGCTCGCCGTTTTCCGGTTTCCTGTACGCGGGTCTCATGATCAAGGATGGTGCGCCGAAGGTGCTCGAATTCAACGCGCGGCTTGGCGATCCGGAGGCGCAGGCGCTGCTCGCGCGCATCGACGGCGACATCGTACCCGCGCTTGTCGCGTGCGCCGAAGGCCGGTTGTCCGAAGCCTCCGTGGCCTGGAAGCCCGGCGCGGCGGTATGCGTCGTGATGGCGTCGCGCGGGTATCCGGCGTCATCCGAAAAGGGCGTAACCATCGACGGGCTCGACGCGGATTTCGGCGAGGACGTCACGGTCTTTCATGCGGGCACGCGCGCGGAAAACGGCCGCGTCGTCACGGACGGCGGGCGCGTCCTCGGCGTCACGGCCAGCGGGCCGGACATTCGCGCGGCGATCGATCGTGCTTACGCGGCGGTTGAACGGATTTCGTTCGACGGAGCACGGTTCCGCCGCGACATCGGCGCGAAGGCGGTGGAGCGAGCATGA
- a CDS encoding alpha/beta fold hydrolase — translation MLVVETFDGVKPEVTHLVSRYVRLNGYRLHYLDEGQGAPILFLHGVPTSSYLYRHLVLDLARNYRCIAPDLPGFGLSEAPDGCRFTFADFERSITDFVKALDLRGITLVVHDFGGPIGLSVATRMPERFSRIVIMNTFAWPLNGDPHFETLSRLVGGAFATRLLPRSKYLVGWFVQSGVKTRRLSRETLAAYGGVFRNGHYRPIRRLVTSEILASRGWLSGLRDRLETIAGRPALICWGDRDPAFRRKECERFERIFPDHRTVHLKNAGHFVPEDAHARVSEEIHDWLSATPHTRRRRAASVA, via the coding sequence ATGTTGGTCGTGGAAACCTTCGATGGCGTGAAACCCGAGGTGACGCATCTTGTCTCGCGCTACGTCCGGCTCAACGGTTATCGACTGCACTATCTCGACGAAGGGCAGGGCGCGCCGATCCTGTTTCTGCACGGCGTCCCGACCTCGTCCTACCTCTATCGTCATCTCGTCCTCGATCTCGCGCGCAACTACCGGTGCATCGCTCCGGATCTGCCGGGATTCGGGCTATCCGAGGCTCCGGACGGATGCCGTTTCACGTTCGCGGATTTTGAGCGCTCCATCACGGACTTCGTGAAGGCACTCGACCTGCGCGGGATCACGCTTGTAGTGCACGACTTCGGCGGACCGATCGGCCTGTCGGTCGCGACGCGAATGCCGGAGCGCTTTTCGCGCATCGTCATCATGAACACGTTCGCCTGGCCGCTGAACGGCGATCCGCATTTCGAGACGCTCTCGCGCCTTGTCGGCGGCGCGTTCGCCACGCGGCTTTTGCCGCGTTCGAAATATCTCGTCGGCTGGTTCGTGCAATCCGGCGTGAAGACGCGGCGGCTTTCCAGGGAAACGCTCGCGGCGTATGGCGGCGTATTCCGGAACGGGCACTACCGCCCCATCCGGCGGCTCGTCACGAGCGAAATCCTCGCGAGCCGTGGCTGGCTGTCCGGGCTGCGTGACCGGCTCGAAACGATCGCCGGCCGGCCGGCGCTCATCTGTTGGGGCGATCGCGACCCGGCGTTCCGTCGCAAGGAGTGCGAACGCTTCGAGCGGATCTTCCCCGATCACCGCACGGTGCATCTGAAAAACGCCGGCCACTTCGTTCCGGAGGACGCGCACGCCCGCGTGAGCGAGGAAATCCACGACTGGCTTTCCGCCACGCCGCATACGCGGCGGCGCCGCGCGGCGTCGGTCGCCTGA
- a CDS encoding RNA polymerase factor sigma-32 produces the protein MPRKPDTPPEETGEKPRKKRRAPKKADERDNGAAKVRKTRARAARPDARVADDAEPVDAQIVEEDEIERPVRLLDGEDEDEDAALGAGDVEPGSLVSVGPLQAYMREVGRYPLLTREEEHELAVYYSKTQDPEAAAKLVTSNLRLVVKIAMDFQRAFINLMDLIQEGNIGLMQAVSKFDPFRGVKLSSYAAWWIRAYILRYILNNWRMVKIGTTQAQRKLFFNLQKEKERLEAQGFTPTPKLLAARLDVREKDIIEMDQRLSRPDLSMDMPLSAEEGGTTIGDLQPSPRALPDEALVAAEAEDIYRAALNDFEQTLDGKELEIFQERMLGDPPATLQELGDRYGITRERVRQIEARIMKRLRAFFDERGIEAPTSEN, from the coding sequence ATGCCGCGTAAACCCGATACCCCGCCCGAGGAAACCGGCGAAAAGCCGCGCAAAAAGCGCCGAGCGCCGAAAAAGGCGGACGAGCGCGACAACGGCGCCGCAAAGGTGCGCAAGACGCGCGCCAGGGCGGCAAGGCCCGACGCGCGTGTTGCCGACGACGCGGAGCCGGTCGATGCCCAGATCGTGGAAGAGGACGAGATCGAGCGGCCGGTGCGCCTGCTCGACGGCGAGGACGAGGACGAGGACGCCGCCCTAGGCGCGGGCGATGTGGAGCCCGGCTCGCTGGTTTCCGTCGGGCCGCTTCAGGCGTACATGCGCGAAGTCGGGCGCTATCCGCTCCTGACGCGCGAGGAAGAACACGAGCTTGCGGTCTATTACTCCAAGACGCAGGACCCGGAGGCGGCGGCCAAACTGGTCACGAGCAATCTTCGTCTGGTCGTGAAGATCGCGATGGACTTTCAACGCGCGTTCATCAACCTGATGGACCTCATCCAGGAAGGCAACATCGGGTTGATGCAGGCGGTGTCGAAATTCGATCCGTTCCGCGGCGTGAAGTTGTCGAGCTACGCGGCGTGGTGGATCCGCGCGTACATCCTGCGCTATATCCTGAACAACTGGCGGATGGTGAAAATCGGCACGACGCAGGCCCAACGCAAGCTGTTTTTCAACCTGCAAAAGGAAAAAGAACGGCTGGAGGCGCAGGGGTTCACGCCGACGCCGAAACTTTTGGCCGCGCGTCTGGATGTCCGCGAAAAGGACATCATCGAGATGGACCAGCGCCTGTCGCGCCCGGATCTGTCGATGGACATGCCGCTTTCCGCGGAGGAAGGCGGAACGACGATCGGCGATCTCCAGCCCTCGCCGCGCGCGCTGCCGGACGAGGCGCTCGTCGCCGCCGAGGCTGAGGACATTTATCGCGCCGCGCTCAACGACTTCGAACAGACGCTCGATGGCAAGGAGCTGGAAATCTTTCAGGAGCGCATGCTCGGCGATCCGCCCGCGACGCTGCAGGAACTCGGCGACCGCTACGGCATCACGCGCGAGCGCGTCCGGCAGATCGAGGCTCGCATCATGAAGCGTCTGCGCGCGTTTTTCGACGAGCGCGGCATCGAGGCGCCGACGAGCGAGAATTGA
- a CDS encoding cellulase family glycosylhydrolase codes for MLKATAATMTMTAAAAAVGVGADRRHRQSFAALILLASGAASTAWGAEVLSVDSSAAEIPAYEIVDFGIDIEADFNNPYDPDEIDVTVRVETPSGDAADFPAFWHAPLVRSLDEGSEVWTPAGDPGWRARYAPMEPGEHIFRVTARDIDGEDVFNDVVVDALPPARAGFARRHPDNPRYIAVDGQGTLVALGVNIDWATEPSGTWAYDAYLDDLAAGGGNWTRLWMTHYGVGWSLEWNGNHPSGEYAGLESYNQAAAARLDHLLDYARERGIFVQLVLHHHSQFETLAWTSWADNPYNAANGGPCATSADYFTDPEAQRLAANLHRYAVARWHAYPSLFAWELWNEADLIVGVPPSVMTPWAQDAAADIRSMDPAAHLVTTSFGSPIAFPGFDLDTWDFNNRHMYAYGSWLIPLFTEPYFDAGSPLLLSELGVDWQGTAHLRDTLGVNMHNGVWSAVMNGYAGGGMYWWWDSYVDPNDLWAVNAPMKTFLSGVDIAAFTQSADIRAVAGSRALEAWALVAPDGETTEWIAWIHDRASGWLGPMEEIAPVKGGVAELPGVAIEPGDTASAELFDTWAGAWLGEIALTPGDGGAAIALPDFERDIALWVTIAKAAGDDDADDDTADDDVSDDDAADDDVSDDDAADDDTAPSDDDAQSDAETDRGDDDDDGGSCDGCGC; via the coding sequence ATGCTGAAAGCGACCGCGGCGACGATGACGATGACGGCGGCGGCTGCGGCGGTGGGTGTGGGTGCTGACCGGCGCCACCGACAATCGTTTGCCGCGCTGATCCTTTTGGCGTCCGGCGCGGCGTCGACCGCCTGGGGCGCGGAAGTGCTCTCCGTCGATTCGAGCGCCGCCGAGATCCCGGCATACGAGATCGTTGACTTCGGCATCGACATCGAGGCCGATTTCAATAATCCCTACGACCCCGACGAAATCGATGTAACGGTGCGTGTGGAAACGCCGTCCGGCGACGCCGCCGATTTTCCGGCGTTCTGGCACGCCCCGCTTGTTCGTTCGCTCGACGAAGGCTCGGAAGTCTGGACTCCTGCCGGCGATCCCGGCTGGCGAGCGCGCTACGCACCGATGGAGCCGGGCGAGCATATTTTCCGCGTAACGGCGCGGGATATCGACGGCGAGGACGTTTTTAACGATGTCGTCGTCGACGCGCTTCCCCCCGCGCGGGCCGGTTTCGCGCGGCGCCATCCGGACAATCCGCGTTATATCGCCGTCGACGGGCAAGGGACGCTCGTTGCGCTTGGCGTCAATATCGACTGGGCGACAGAACCATCGGGCACGTGGGCCTACGACGCCTACCTTGACGATCTCGCGGCGGGCGGCGGCAACTGGACGCGTCTCTGGATGACGCACTACGGCGTCGGCTGGTCGCTCGAATGGAACGGGAATCATCCGTCCGGCGAATACGCGGGGCTGGAGTCATACAACCAGGCCGCCGCGGCGCGCCTGGATCACCTGCTCGATTACGCCCGCGAACGTGGAATCTTCGTTCAGCTCGTGCTGCACCATCACAGCCAGTTCGAAACGCTCGCGTGGACGAGCTGGGCCGACAATCCCTACAACGCGGCGAACGGCGGGCCGTGCGCGACGAGCGCCGATTACTTTACCGATCCTGAGGCGCAGCGTCTGGCGGCCAACCTGCACCGCTACGCCGTCGCGCGCTGGCACGCTTATCCCTCGCTGTTCGCGTGGGAGTTGTGGAATGAGGCGGATCTCATCGTGGGCGTTCCTCCGTCCGTCATGACCCCGTGGGCGCAGGATGCGGCGGCGGATATCCGCTCGATGGATCCCGCCGCGCACCTGGTGACAACGAGCTTCGGCTCACCCATCGCGTTTCCGGGTTTCGACCTCGATACCTGGGACTTCAACAACCGGCACATGTATGCATACGGCTCCTGGCTGATTCCGTTATTCACCGAGCCGTATTTCGACGCCGGCTCTCCGCTTCTTCTGTCGGAGCTTGGCGTGGATTGGCAGGGAACCGCGCACCTTCGCGACACGCTCGGCGTGAACATGCACAACGGCGTCTGGTCCGCGGTGATGAACGGCTACGCGGGCGGCGGGATGTACTGGTGGTGGGACAGCTACGTCGATCCGAACGATCTTTGGGCGGTCAACGCGCCGATGAAGACGTTTCTGTCCGGCGTGGATATCGCCGCGTTCACGCAATCCGCCGACATCCGCGCGGTCGCGGGCTCGCGCGCGCTCGAGGCCTGGGCGCTTGTCGCGCCCGATGGCGAAACGACGGAGTGGATCGCATGGATTCACGATCGCGCAAGCGGCTGGCTTGGCCCGATGGAGGAAATCGCGCCCGTGAAAGGCGGCGTCGCCGAGCTTCCCGGCGTCGCGATCGAGCCCGGCGACACGGCAAGCGCGGAGCTGTTCGACACCTGGGCGGGCGCATGGCTCGGCGAGATCGCCCTGACGCCCGGCGACGGCGGCGCCGCGATCGCGCTGCCGGATTTTGAGCGCGACATCGCCCTTTGGGTGACGATCGCGAAGGCGGCGGGCGACGACGACGCGGATGACGACACAGCGGACGACGACGTGTCGGATGACGATGCGGCGGATGACGATGTTTCCGACGATGACGCGGCGGACGACGACACCGCCCCCAGCGACGACGACGCTCAATCGGACGCTGAAACCGACCGCGGCGATGACGACGATGACGGCGGCAGCTGCGACGGGTGTGGGTGCTGA
- a CDS encoding Sua5/YciO/YrdC/YwlC family protein: MRVIRIDPRVSDPGVWTEAIGILRSGGVILYPTETLYGLLAVARNPDAVRRVVALKGRGADKPMPCLAADADAARAAFDPPPADLETLAARFWPGPLSIVGHAARELVGPVTAGGATIGVRVPGSKACRELARACGLLVATSANPAGDAPARDALAAAKALGEPDDLTVFDAGEIAPSRGSTIVDLTSPPGRLVREGDVPLAEIEAALSRLVPRVFVEADEELQEISPGGMRILQKVGGFRFSIDALLLAAFARVAAGERVVEIGAGTAIISLLLARRVACEVTGIEFLPALADMAARSVEENRLTDRVRILQGDARKIGELLPAGCADLVVCNPPYFAVGTGHLPPDDVRAVSRHEVTLNVRDLAVAARHLLKEGGRLDVIHRATREGELIAALSGAGLSPRARRSVIPHEGEEPKFVLLHAVRGDASFTDLPPLVVHDAAGRYTADVQAILEGRVLSD; the protein is encoded by the coding sequence GTGAGAGTCATTCGAATCGACCCCCGCGTTTCCGATCCCGGCGTATGGACCGAGGCGATCGGCATCCTGCGCAGCGGCGGCGTCATTCTCTACCCGACGGAAACGCTCTACGGCCTGCTCGCGGTCGCGCGGAATCCCGACGCCGTGCGTCGCGTGGTCGCGCTCAAGGGCCGCGGCGCGGACAAACCGATGCCATGCCTTGCCGCCGACGCGGATGCCGCCCGCGCCGCGTTCGATCCGCCCCCGGCCGATCTCGAAACGCTCGCCGCGCGGTTTTGGCCGGGGCCGCTTTCGATCGTCGGGCATGCGGCGCGGGAGCTTGTCGGCCCCGTCACCGCCGGCGGCGCCACGATCGGCGTGCGCGTGCCGGGATCGAAGGCGTGTAGAGAGCTGGCGCGGGCGTGCGGCCTGTTGGTCGCCACGAGCGCGAATCCCGCGGGCGACGCGCCGGCCCGTGACGCGCTTGCCGCCGCAAAGGCGCTCGGCGAGCCGGACGATCTCACCGTGTTCGACGCGGGCGAAATCGCGCCGTCTCGTGGCAGCACGATCGTCGATTTGACGAGCCCACCCGGGCGCCTCGTGCGCGAAGGCGATGTGCCGCTTGCCGAAATCGAAGCCGCGCTGTCGAGGCTCGTGCCGCGCGTTTTCGTGGAGGCCGACGAGGAATTGCAGGAGATTTCGCCCGGCGGCATGCGCATTCTGCAAAAAGTGGGCGGCTTTCGATTTTCCATCGACGCCTTGCTGCTGGCCGCGTTCGCGCGCGTCGCGGCGGGCGAGCGCGTGGTGGAGATCGGCGCGGGCACGGCGATCATCTCGCTTCTGCTCGCGCGGCGCGTGGCGTGCGAGGTGACGGGCATCGAATTTCTGCCCGCCCTCGCCGACATGGCCGCGCGCTCCGTCGAGGAAAACCGCCTGACAGACCGCGTGCGAATTTTGCAAGGCGACGCGCGCAAGATCGGCGAGCTCCTACCCGCGGGGTGCGCGGACCTCGTGGTGTGCAACCCCCCGTATTTTGCGGTCGGAACGGGCCACCTTCCGCCAGACGATGTGCGCGCGGTGAGCCGTCACGAGGTGACGCTGAACGTCCGCGATCTCGCGGTGGCCGCGCGCCATCTGCTGAAGGAAGGCGGGCGCCTGGATGTGATCCATCGCGCCACGCGCGAAGGCGAATTGATCGCGGCGCTATCCGGCGCGGGGCTATCGCCGCGCGCGCGAAGGTCGGTCATTCCGCACGAGGGCGAGGAGCCGAAGTTCGTGCTGCTGCACGCGGTCCGCGGCGATGCCTCGTTCACGGACCTGCCGCCGCTTGTCGTCCACGACGCGGCCGGGCGTTATACCGCGGACGTGCAGGCGATACTCGAAGGTCGCGTTCTGTCCGATTGA
- the nadA gene encoding quinolinate synthase NadA — protein MINAATLAETREQMKRKLSRVVPEAEIALKAELVFEINRLKAERNAVILGHNYMEPALFHTVPDFVGDSLELSRIAATTDKDPIVFCGVRFMAETAKILSPEKLVLLPAKEAGCSLAASITADDVRALKKRFPGVPVVTYVNTYADVKAETDVCCTSSNAAAVVESLGAERVIFLPDEYLARNVAHEMGLSIAFPQDGDVGDAQILGWRGRCEVHEKFTVEDITNVRKQFPDVIVLSHPECSPEVVAASDFSGSTNAMIRNVEQSSAPRYLLMTECAMGDNIAAANPDKEMVRLCSVRCPHMNEIKLEHVLHALRHDEQAIEVPEEIRVRAKKSLDRMLEIGPRKEMRAANS, from the coding sequence ATGATCAACGCGGCGACCCTCGCCGAGACCAGAGAGCAGATGAAGCGCAAGCTTTCGCGAGTCGTGCCGGAGGCCGAAATCGCGCTGAAGGCCGAGCTCGTTTTCGAGATCAATCGCTTAAAGGCTGAGCGCAACGCGGTCATCCTCGGGCACAACTACATGGAGCCGGCGCTGTTCCACACCGTGCCGGACTTTGTGGGCGATTCGCTCGAGCTTTCGCGCATCGCCGCGACGACGGACAAGGATCCCATCGTTTTTTGCGGCGTGCGTTTCATGGCCGAGACGGCGAAGATCCTCTCGCCCGAAAAGCTCGTGCTGCTCCCCGCGAAGGAGGCCGGCTGCTCGCTCGCGGCCAGCATCACCGCCGACGACGTGCGCGCCCTCAAAAAGCGCTTCCCCGGCGTGCCGGTCGTGACATACGTGAACACTTACGCCGACGTGAAAGCGGAGACGGACGTTTGCTGCACGTCGAGCAACGCGGCGGCCGTCGTCGAGTCGCTCGGCGCGGAGCGCGTCATCTTTTTGCCCGACGAATATCTGGCACGAAACGTCGCGCACGAGATGGGCCTGTCGATCGCGTTCCCGCAAGACGGCGACGTCGGCGACGCGCAAATCCTTGGCTGGCGCGGGCGCTGCGAGGTGCACGAAAAATTCACCGTCGAGGACATCACGAACGTGCGCAAGCAGTTCCCGGACGTCATCGTGCTCTCGCACCCGGAGTGCAGCCCCGAGGTCGTCGCGGCCTCCGACTTTTCCGGCAGCACCAACGCGATGATCCGCAACGTCGAACAGTCGTCCGCGCCGCGCTACCTGCTCATGACCGAGTGCGCGATGGGCGACAACATCGCCGCCGCGAATCCGGACAAGGAGATGGTGCGCCTTTGCAGCGTGCGTTGCCCGCACATGAACGAGATCAAGCTCGAACACGTGCTGCACGCGTTGCGTCATGATGAGCAGGCGATCGAGGTGCCCGAAGAGATTCGCGTCCGCGCGAAAAAATCGCTCGACCGCATGCTTGAGATCGGCCCGCGAAAAGAGATGCGCGCGGCGAACTCGTAA